One window of Leptotrichia sp. oral taxon 498 genomic DNA carries:
- a CDS encoding dipeptidase, which produces MIFDMHADVWTDNFWEYQKGNFDVIRKKYEKKFLESGLFGGIFVIYIDFRKVENIEKYFLEDLCAMTRELYYSKDLIHVVKNSKDFEILEKEKSKKFRVVLGIEGLIGIGDNLNYIYLLHQLGIRHIGLTWNETNAFATGQSGDKNRGLTPLGIDAIKVINELGILLDLSHANDKTFWDVAKYSKKPFFASHSNSRTLCPSLRNLTDDQILCIGEHEGMIGMNSYHNFVSRDENKKNLDALIEHMEYVAEKIGLDKVGFGLDFDEYYTPSGESCEGLNGLENVTKLNNITLALKKRGYSQNEIDMVTYKNFIDFYKRVENK; this is translated from the coding sequence ATGATTTTTGATATGCATGCTGATGTTTGGACTGATAATTTTTGGGAGTATCAAAAAGGAAATTTTGATGTAATTAGAAAAAAATATGAAAAAAAATTTCTGGAAAGTGGACTTTTTGGAGGAATTTTTGTAATTTATATTGATTTTAGAAAAGTTGAGAACATTGAAAAATATTTTTTGGAAGATCTTTGTGCAATGACCAGAGAATTGTATTATTCCAAAGATTTAATTCATGTTGTAAAAAATTCAAAAGATTTTGAAATTTTAGAAAAAGAAAAGAGCAAAAAATTTAGAGTTGTTCTTGGAATCGAAGGATTAATTGGAATTGGCGACAATCTTAACTATATTTATTTACTTCATCAATTGGGAATTCGCCACATTGGACTAACTTGGAATGAAACAAACGCTTTTGCAACTGGACAAAGCGGAGATAAAAACCGTGGACTTACGCCACTTGGCATAGATGCCATAAAAGTGATAAATGAACTTGGAATTTTACTTGATTTATCCCACGCCAACGATAAGACTTTCTGGGACGTGGCAAAATATTCGAAAAAACCTTTTTTTGCCTCGCACTCAAATTCAAGAACACTTTGTCCATCTCTTAGAAATTTGACTGACGACCAGATTTTATGTATTGGAGAGCATGAAGGAATGATTGGAATGAATAGCTACCACAACTTTGTGAGTCGTGATGAAAATAAAAAAAATCTTGATGCTCTAATTGAGCACATGGAATATGTTGCCGAAAAAATTGGACTTGACAAAGTGGGATTTGGACTTGACTTTGACGAATATTACACACCTTCAGGTGAAAGCTGTGAAGGACTTAACGGACTTGAAAATGTAACTAAGTTAAACAACATAACTTTGGCTCTAAAAAAACGTGGATATTCTCAAAACGAAATAGATATGGTAACTTATAAAAATTTTATTGATTTTTATAAAAGAGTAGAAAATAAATAA
- a CDS encoding gamma-glutamyl-gamma-aminobutyrate hydrolase family protein, whose amino-acid sequence MKKPIIAITSSMDLNPDRLNDNRTMVSLDYSNSVINSGGIPAILPITDNFEVIKEQVKYFDGLILSGGGDPDPNLYGEDCLQELGDITPERDTFELAILEEFLKTKKPILGICRGLQLMNVFYGGTLYQDIKYVDTNIQHKQKWLADLPTHDINILENNILFEIFGKKARTNSFHHQMIKDLGRELTSIATANDGVIEAIQNKNYPFFYGVQWHPEMMASRGNLGMKKIFDKFIESCKNLEKQKQGG is encoded by the coding sequence ATGAAAAAGCCAATTATTGCAATAACTTCTTCGATGGACTTAAATCCCGATAGATTAAATGACAACAGAACTATGGTTTCACTTGATTACAGCAATTCTGTGATAAATTCTGGCGGAATTCCTGCAATTCTTCCAATTACAGACAATTTTGAAGTCATAAAAGAACAAGTAAAATATTTTGACGGGCTAATTTTATCAGGTGGCGGAGATCCTGACCCAAATTTATACGGCGAGGACTGTCTTCAAGAATTGGGGGATATTACACCTGAACGAGATACTTTTGAACTTGCAATTTTAGAAGAATTTTTAAAAACTAAAAAGCCTATTTTAGGGATTTGTCGTGGACTTCAATTGATGAATGTCTTTTACGGTGGAACTCTTTATCAGGATATAAAATATGTAGATACAAATATTCAGCATAAGCAAAAATGGCTTGCTGATTTGCCGACACACGACATAAATATTTTAGAAAATAATATTTTATTTGAAATTTTTGGGAAAAAAGCTCGGACAAATTCATTTCATCATCAGATGATAAAAGATTTGGGAAGAGAATTGACTTCGATTGCAACTGCAAATGACGGAGTTATAGAAGCAATTCAAAATAAAAATTATCCATTTTTTTATGGAGTGCAGTGGCATCCTGAAATGATGGCTTCCAGAGGGAATCTAGGAATGAAAAAAATATTTGATAAATTTATTGAAAGTTGTAAAAATCTAGAAAAACAAAAACAAGGGGGGTGA
- a CDS encoding citrate synthase — translation MKSDFIHELSLLIQEHNFISKDIYDKLDVKRGLRNKNGTGVLVGLTKIGAVVGYSVEDGKKIPKEGQLYFRGIPLKTLIEKFKEKGNRYAFEKTMFLLLFGKVPENFELKMFLSTLKELQNLPEEFIEDFILRKPSVDIMNQLQRTVLCLYTLDPNPDSVELNNLINQTLNLIAKFPSLLVYCYQATNYKHFNKSLIIHNPVEEYSVAENILHMLRPDNKFTELEAEILDLILVIHAEHGGGNNSTFTSHVVSSTRTDTYSSISASIGSLKGPMHGGANSMVTKMIQDIKKNCNYTDREKLKEYIRKIFEKEAFDKKGKIYGMGHAIYTLSDPRAVLLKEKAYELAKDKDSLKEFKLFSDIEELTKEVGKELKGEDFTICANVDLYSGFVYNLLDIPQNIFTPLFALARIASWNAHRIEQIIIDKKLIRPAYKAIDEEGNVIL, via the coding sequence TTGAAAAGTGATTTTATACACGAGCTGAGCCTTTTGATACAGGAACATAATTTTATCTCGAAAGATATTTATGACAAGCTGGATGTCAAAAGAGGACTTAGGAATAAAAATGGGACAGGAGTTTTAGTTGGACTTACAAAGATTGGAGCGGTAGTCGGATATTCTGTCGAAGACGGTAAAAAAATTCCAAAAGAAGGTCAGCTTTATTTTCGAGGAATTCCACTAAAAACTCTTATTGAAAAATTTAAAGAAAAAGGAAATAGATATGCCTTTGAAAAAACAATGTTTTTGCTGCTTTTTGGAAAAGTTCCAGAAAATTTTGAGTTAAAAATGTTTTTAAGTACATTAAAAGAGTTGCAAAATTTGCCAGAAGAATTTATTGAAGATTTTATTTTGAGAAAACCAAGTGTAGATATTATGAATCAACTCCAAAGAACGGTTTTGTGTCTTTATACCCTTGATCCAAATCCTGATTCTGTGGAATTAAATAATTTGATAAATCAAACTTTAAATTTAATTGCAAAATTTCCAAGTCTTTTAGTTTATTGTTATCAGGCGACCAATTACAAGCATTTTAATAAAAGTTTAATTATTCATAATCCTGTTGAAGAATACAGTGTTGCTGAAAATATACTACATATGTTAAGACCAGATAACAAATTTACTGAACTTGAAGCGGAGATTTTGGATTTAATTTTAGTTATACACGCTGAGCACGGGGGAGGAAATAATTCGACTTTTACTTCTCACGTGGTTTCTTCCACAAGAACTGACACATATTCATCAATTTCAGCGTCAATTGGTTCATTAAAAGGACCTATGCACGGGGGAGCAAATTCAATGGTAACTAAAATGATACAAGATATTAAGAAAAACTGTAATTATACAGACAGAGAAAAATTAAAGGAATATATAAGAAAAATTTTTGAAAAAGAAGCTTTTGACAAAAAAGGGAAAATTTATGGAATGGGACACGCTATTTATACGCTTTCAGACCCAAGAGCTGTACTTTTAAAAGAAAAGGCTTATGAACTTGCTAAAGATAAAGATTCACTGAAAGAATTTAAGCTGTTTTCTGATATTGAAGAACTTACAAAAGAAGTTGGAAAAGAATTAAAGGGAGAAGATTTTACGATTTGTGCAAATGTTGACTTATATTCAGGTTTTGTCTACAATTTATTGGATATTCCTCAAAATATTTTCACGCCACTTTTTGCACTTGCAAGAATTGCCAGTTGGAATGCGCATAGAATTGAGCAGATTATAATTGATAAAAAATTAATTCGTCCAGCTTATAAGGCGATTGATGAAGAAGGGAATGTTATTTTATAG
- a CDS encoding isocitrate/isopropylmalate dehydrogenase family protein: protein MKKVTLIPGDGIGFEISESLEKVFKAAKVPIEFEKENAGTTVYEKTGELIPESLYKSVEKNKIAIKGPITTPIGKGFRSINVYLRKKYDLYSNFRPSRTLPGIKTRYDNIDLVIFRENTEGLYIGEEKYEDDKKNVAVAIKRITKKGSYRIIKNAFEYAKKNNIDKVTVVHKANILKLTDGMFLNTAREISQEAGYENIKLEEVIIDNMCMQLVTNPEKYKVIVTMNLYGDILSDLVAGLVGGLGVAPGANIGDDIAIFEAVHGSAPDIAGQNKANPLAILLSGVEMLRYLKMDEFSTKIENAILKTLESGVKTADLGGNATTSEFTQKIIENL, encoded by the coding sequence ATGAAAAAAGTTACATTAATTCCTGGAGATGGGATTGGATTTGAAATATCAGAAAGTTTGGAAAAAGTATTTAAAGCGGCAAAAGTTCCAATTGAATTTGAAAAAGAAAACGCTGGGACAACTGTTTATGAAAAAACTGGAGAACTAATACCTGAAAGTTTATACAAAAGTGTGGAAAAAAACAAAATAGCGATTAAAGGGCCGATTACAACACCGATTGGAAAAGGTTTTAGAAGTATAAATGTCTATTTGAGAAAAAAATATGACTTGTATTCAAATTTTAGACCATCGAGAACTCTTCCAGGAATTAAAACAAGATATGACAACATTGACCTGGTAATTTTTAGGGAAAATACCGAAGGGCTTTATATTGGAGAAGAAAAATATGAAGATGACAAAAAAAATGTGGCAGTTGCTATAAAAAGAATTACAAAAAAAGGAAGTTACAGAATAATAAAAAATGCTTTTGAATATGCCAAAAAAAATAACATTGACAAAGTGACAGTTGTACATAAAGCAAATATTTTAAAGTTGACTGACGGAATGTTTTTGAATACCGCAAGAGAAATTTCACAAGAAGCTGGTTATGAAAATATTAAATTGGAAGAAGTTATAATTGACAATATGTGTATGCAGCTTGTCACAAATCCAGAAAAATATAAAGTTATTGTTACAATGAACTTGTATGGAGATATTTTGTCTGATTTGGTCGCAGGACTTGTCGGAGGGCTTGGTGTTGCACCAGGTGCGAATATTGGGGACGACATTGCGATATTTGAAGCAGTTCACGGTTCAGCACCTGATATTGCTGGACAAAATAAAGCAAATCCATTAGCAATTCTCTTATCAGGTGTGGAAATGCTAAGATATTTAAAAATGGACGAATTTTCTACAAAAATTGAAAATGCTATTTTAAAGACATTAGAATCAGGAGTAAAGACAGCTGATTTAGGTGGAAATGCAACAACTAGTGAATTTACGCAAAAAATTATAGAAAATTTATAA